AAACGGCGAGCCAGCTGGTCCAGCGCGTCAGCATCTTCGAGCTGAGCGAGATTCCATTCAGGCCCAGCAAGCCAGCGAGTGATCAGGTAGGCATCACAACAAGCCACGGGCTCCGGGGCGAGGTCGGCGGCCGCCGCCCGCCGCAGCGCCAGGCACTCCTGCGAACGCGCTACCCCCGCGCCAGCCGCGTTGCGCCGCACAACCCACACACCCGCCGCGGACGCCACCCGCCAGGAACGATTGATTGACCCATGGCGCAGCGCTGAAATCTGGACCGGCCCGACGGCTGACACCTCTTTCAGCCCCGCAACCCAAGCGTGGTTCTCCTCAGTCATAGCTTTGGCTCACGTGGGCGCCGCCAGCGCCGCTTTTGAGCCCCGCACCATCGCGCGGCGCCAGCTGAAAAACCCCGCCACGCAGATCCCGAGGTAGAGCGCGAACAACCCGGCCGTCAAGGTCAGACCTTTGGCCAGGTAGAGGTAGATCGACACCGAGTCGACCACCAGCCAGTACAACCAGTTTTCGAGCACTTTACGCGTGACCATAAAGGTGGTCACCACCGCGTAACACGTTGTGGCGGCGTCCAGGTAGGCGTATTCAGCACCCGCCGCGGACGTGAGGCGGGCCAGCAGCGGGACGCACAGCGCCGTGCCTAGAATCACCGCCACGTGGCGGCGCCAGCTCCAGCGGTGAATCTCGCGCCGCTCGACGCCGCCACCCCCGCGCCACTGCCACCATCCGTAGACCGCCATCACCAGATAGAAGATATTGAGCAGCGATTCAGACAGCAGCGCCACCGTGTAAAACAGCCCGATATAGATGGCGGTGCTGATAAAAGCACACACCCAGCACCAGCTGTTTTCCCGAGCTGCCAGCAGGAGGTAGGCGATCGCCAGCACCACGGCGATGGCTTCGAGCAGCTGAAACATGCTCAGTCGGTGGGAGAACCGGTCAGCAGATTGCCATTGAGCACTTTCATCACAAAACTCGCTTTAGGCACGTCGGCGTGGGTTTTTTGCATTTCCGCAGCCAGAATCTCCAGCGTCCGGCCGTAAGGGCCGAAGACCTGCGTGCTCATGCAGTTGGTCTGCACCGTCAGCTCCGGATACTGATTGAGCCGATCGATGAAATCGGCGATCGGCGTCACAAACTGCTCGGTCAGGGGATAAAGGCTAATCTCAACAGAAACCTGGCTCATCGGTGCTCCTTTGCCGGCATTGTTCCTCGGGGAAGTCGACCTGTGTTTTACATGCGCCAGGTTGCGGTGAGGCCAAAGACCGCCGGATCACCGAGCTGCGTGTAGAGCCGATCGGGAAAATCCGGCGGCTCCAGGCCAAAGAAAAAGCCCCGGGTCGCGAACTCTTCGTCGGTCACGTTGCGCCCCCACAGCTCAACCGACCAGCGGTCGGAAGCATAGCCCAGATTAACGTTGACCAGCTCATACGGCTGCGACCGCTGATCGTGCGAATCAGAGAAAAAGAAGTCGTCGCGACCGGTGACCTCAAATCGTGCGTAGTATCCCTGCTCAGACTCCCAGTTCAGACCGAGCGCAAACTGATAGCCCGGAGCATGGGCCTGATCACGACCGTCGAGGGTCCGCTGTGGCGACTGAAAGTCTTCGAAGCGGGTGTCCAGCAGCCCGAGCGCCAGATCTGCCCGCCACCGATCATTGATGCGGTATTCGCCTTCCAGCTCCAGCCCCATGTTCCGGCCGCTGGAAGCGTTGTCGGTGAAAAAGACAAACGTCAGCGGATCGGTCGGATCAGCCTGGAACGACGTTCCGACCTGCATGTCGTCACGACGCGCGACAAACACCGACAGGCTGCCGCGCGCCCGACCGTCCAGCCAGCGACCGCGGATGCCCGCCTCCAGGTTCCACAGGTACTCCGGCTCAAACTCCCGGCGCCCCTCCGGCACCGACAGCCCCAGATTAAACCCACCGGCCTTGTAGCCGCGGGCCAGGGTCACATAGCTGCTGCTGGCATCTGACAGCTGACGAACCCACGACAGCTGACCGCCGACCATGGTGTCGTCAGGGCTAGCGCTGACGCCGCCCGTATCGCTGTAGTCTGCGCTGCGCTGCTCCAGCCGCAGCCCCAGCGTCAGCGTATCGCGCTCGCTGAGGTCTTGGTCCAACTCGCCAAACAGCGCAATCGACGTCGACTCAAAGCTGCTGGACAGGTCGCGAAAAACCTCGTCGTTAAAGAAATCGTTGAAGCGGTTGTCTTCATCCAGGTCCAGCAGATAGACGCCGCCGACCCAGCGGCGGGGGCCTGCGCCCGTGGAGGCCAGGCGAAACTCCTGGCTGAACGTCTGGCGATCGCGCAGCGTGGCCGACGTAAAGTCGTAGGGCGCAAACTCACCCCAGTAGCGGTCGTTGCCCCAGTCGCCGTCAAAGGTATACACGATGTCAGAGTCGGCGACGCTGGTGATCGACGTGAAGTCCATCTGCGAACCGCGGTAGACGGCGCGCAGCGCCCCTCCCAGCGAGCGCTGGGCGTCGCGCCCTGGATCATCGCTGTGAACAACAAAGGTGTTTTCGGGCGCAAAAGCGTCAAAGCCGTTGTCGATGTCCGCCAGCAGCAGCGTCAGATCGAGCGACAGCCGATCGCTGGGCAGCCACCGCAGTCGCACCCGGGCGCTCAGCTCATCACGTCGGTTGGTATCGTCCGCCGGAAAGAAATCGTTGTCCCGGAAGCCGTTGTTCTCGAACTGCTCGACCGCCACTCGCCAGGCCGCGGTATTGCCCTCGTTGAGGGCACCGCCGGCGGACACGCCCAGCCCCAGCGTGCCTTCGGTGCCACCGGTGGCCCGCACGTCCAAGTGCGGGTCGAACGACGGCGCGGCGGTCTGCACGTAAATCAGGCCAGCGAGCGCGTTCGCCCCGTAGCGGGTCCCCTGAGGTCCGCGTAACACCTCAACCCGCTCGGTGTCGAACAGCGTGCCCACCAGCCCCAGGCCGGAGAAGTCGATGTCGTCGACCACAAAACCGACGGACGGGTTGGGCGCACCCTCGTACTGGCTGCGCTCGCCGATCCCGCGTAGCTGAAAGAAACGAGGGCGGTTCGACGCCGAAGACCAGTTCAGGTTCGGCACGCGGTCCATCACCTCCTGGAAATGCTGCACGCCGCCCGCCTTCAGCTGATCGTCGAGCACCGTGACGGAAACCGGCACATCGAGCAACGACTGAGACTCGCGCAGCGAGGCGGTCACGACGATCTCTTCGAGCTCCTGTGCCCCCAGCGGGGCCAGGCCGATCGACCCCGGACCGAGGACAAGACAAAAGGCGGCGGCCACCAGGCGGTGGACTTGGGTGGAACGGTACGGTCGCATCAGACACTCCTTGAATATCTGCCGGACTGCCAACATGCGACAGCCCGGCTGCGGCCGGTTATACGGAGGCGGGGAAAACAGGCGAGCCCATTCCTACGCCGGCACTAACCGGTTCAGGTTCTAAGGGTTCGCGCGTGCGCATCTCAGGCTGCCGTCGCGCTGCGCGGAGGGCCTCAAAGGCATTCACGCAGCGGAGCGGTCTCGCCACCCCTTGGGAAACGAGCGTTAACGATAAAGGTTTTGACGGAGAAGGTCGATCCCCGGCTGGGCGCAGCGCTCAGCCGGCCGGCGCGGGCTCCGAAGCCCAGGGCCAGCGAGGCCGCATCTTCTTAAGGTCCGACTCCAGGGCCGCCAGTTCTGCTTCGAGCGGCGCAAGCTCCTGGAGCCCCTGAAGCTTGTCGAGCGGCTGAGCGAGGCGTTCCTCCAGCAGCTCAGTCAGCGCCAGCGCCGCAGGGTCGGGCGTTATGGGCGCCGACCGATCTGCCGGCAGGCGTTCACCGGAGAACCAGACCGCCACGATCAGCGAGGCGGTTAAGGCCCCACCCAGCATGGGAGCAGCAAGGGCAGGCCACCACCGGTGTCGATCGGCCGCAGGCTGCGCAGCCGGCGTTTCCCGCTGCGCGGCCGACACCGCCCGCATCACCGACTCGTGGAGCGCCGGCCCGACGGTATCAGATCGCCGCGCGGTCCGGAGGTGATCTTCAATCGTGTTCTCAAGGTGTCGGGTCATGAGTGGCCAACCGTTGTCCTGGGGCGTCTCGCAGTGGTGATCCGCGCGGTCATAGCACCGCCCGCTGGCCGTGCTGATCGAGCAGCCGAGCCAGACGCTTACGCGCGCGGTGCAGCGTGACTTTCACCCAGCTTACCGGTTGCCCAAGGCAGGCCGCAATCTCCGCCAGCTTCCACTGCTCGTGGTAGTGCAGCCAGACCGTGGTAAAAGCCGTGCTGGACAGGTGCTGGCGGGCGAAGCCCCAGATATCCATTTCCAGGCTATCGGTGCTGCCGGGCGCCGTGAGCTCAACCTGATCCAGACTCACCTGCGCCGCTTGTTCGGTACCACCGTTGTCTCGCAGCCGCAGGCCGTGCCGCAGCGCAATTCGATAGAGCCACGTACTGAAGCGCCAGCGAGCCCGGTAGCTGTCGCGGAAGCGCCAGGCGGCCGCAAAGGCCTCCTGCAGCACGTCCTGCGCGTCGGACGCATGCCCCAGGCGAGCGACGAGAAACCGGTAAAGCGGCGTTTCGTGACGCCTCACCAGTTCCTCGAAGGCCCGGTGGTCTCCCGCACAGGCGGCCTTCATCAGATCGGTGTCGGTGGCCGGGGGGGTAGCTACAGCTCGTCCACCAGATCAGCCGCCAGCTCCGGCGGAATGGTCAGATCCAGCGTTACCTCGGGTCCGTCGCTGGTGATCGACAGCAGGCTGATCAGCGTGTTGAAAGCCGGATCAGAGCCCGCGTCCAGCGCTTTGAGCGACACCAGCCCCTGAAGGATGTTGTGGACATAGGAGGCGGTCGCATCATCTCGCGCGAAGACCTTGGCGTAGACCGAGAGTCCAGCGGCGGATTCGGACACGACACCGCCCAGCTGATCGATGTTTTCCAGCAGCGAGGAATCAAACGGGCCAGCGCCGCTCATGCCGCCAGGATTCAGGCCACCCTGCACCAGCGCCTGGCTGGCCTTGAGCACGATCAGCGCGTCCCCAGTCGGCGGCTGGGTGCCCGAAAGCTGTGACCCGGCATCAATGAACTGCTGGAGCAAGTCCAGATCGCTGGTGACCAGCGTCTGCTCGGGGCCAAAGCTGAACAGCATGGTGTCGTTGACGTCGATCCGATGGCCGTCGCCGAAGTGTTTGCCGACCTGGTAGTAGCTCACGCCGGCGTAGTCCATCTCCAGCAGCTCACCGTGCTCGGTAATGAGCTCCAGCACCGAAAGCTGCGTGGTCTCGGTCAGGCCGTGCAGGACCACCGCAGCGGAGTCAGAAGGAATGGACGCACCAAAGGCAGTCACGCCGGTCAGCTCCTGACTGAGGTCCAGCCCAATTTCTTCCTCGATGTCGGAAAAGGCCTCGCCCAGACTCTCCTCATAAAAGGGCGAAAGCAGGTCGGACTGCCGCAGGCCCTGGACGTTTGCATGAACATACCACTGCGCGTTTTCCGGCAGATCGCCGGCGTCGAGCACCGGCTGGCCGCACGCAGCCCCCGGCGGCAGCAGGGCTGCGGCAAGCAGCGCCAGTAGAAAAAACCCGTGGCGATGACGAGTGAGTGTAGAAGGTGACATAGCAAGCTCCGTAGTCAGGTTCACAGGCTTATAGCGCCATCACCGCAAAAAGGTTACACCTCGTTCGGCACGACTGCTGTTACCGTGCTCGCCCCTGCCCGGGGAGGGCAGCCTACTGCGGTTGTCCTGAGGTGTCGCCGGAGCGCTCGCCGAGCTCCTGGTAGTAATCGCTGACGGCATCACGGTACTCGGGAGCCACCTGCCGGGGCACCATCGAACGCACCTGCTCCTCCCGGTTGGCGCGCACCGCGGTGCGTACGCCGATCTCCAGGTTCTCCGCCAGCCTCAGCAGCCGCGACAGCTCAGCGTCCAGGAGCGCGGTATCGCCGGTCAAAGACGCCAGATCGAACTCGCCCAGCAGCTCGCGCAGCTCCCGTAGCTCTTCTTCACTCACCCGACGTCCGGCCAGCGAGGGCAGCGCGTCTGAGAGTGAGTCGGCGACCCCATCAGCCCGGTCGTTGAGCATCTGCTGGGCCTCAGCCGGCTGCAGCGCCGCGCTGGCCCGTCGAGGCTGAAAGGTGGCTCCGGCGGGCGAACTGCCGGCTCCCGCGCCGTACGGATTGGACAATCCGCCGCGGGAGTCGGGCCCACCCGGCTGCCCGCCAGCGTCCGCGAGGCGGGTTTCTGCACCGCCGCGATCCCCGGCGGACTGGCCGGGACCCGGCTGCTCGCCGGGCTCGGACGACGCGGTATCGCCGAAGGCACCACGCCCCGGCTGCTGTCCCGGTTGCTCCCCGGATTGCTGTCCTGGCTGCTGTCCTGGCTGCTCGCCAGCCTGCTGACCGGGCGTCTGTCCAGTTTGCTGGCCGGGTTCCTGCCCGAGCGGTCCAGCACCGGGTTCTGCGCTGCCTTCAGCCAGCGCCTGGAGATCGCGGCGAAGCTGACTCAGCTCTGCCAGCGCCTCGTCCAGCGCGCCACGACCCTGCGCCGCGGATCGGCCGGCCCGACGGGCCGCGTCAGCGGCGTTATCGCGCAGGCTGCGCATGGCGTTGGTGACCAGATCTTCGGTTGAGACGATGTAGGCCGCGGCACCATATTCGATGTATTCCGCGGCGACGCCCAGCCGGACGATGGCCTCCGACCGATCGAGCTCAGCGACCCCTTCCCGAAGCGCCTGGCTCCCTTCGGGCGAGGCCTCGTCAAACTGCTGCGCTGCCTCCAGCATGTCTTGCTGCAACGTCTGCAGGTCCTGCCCGAGACGCCGTTTTTGTGTGGCGAGCTCATATTCCTGCATCGGCGTGAGCCCTGATTCCGGCCGGCCGTTGCTGGACAGTCGGTTGGGTTCATCACCCCGCTTCTCCATCGCCTCGCGCAGCGCCGTGTCTAGCGTCTCCGCCAGCTCACTTTGCTCATCCAGGAGCGCCTGCGCCTGATCGGTCAGACCGTCGAAGGTTTCTTCCATCGTCTGCGCCTGCCGCTGGAGCGCCTCGTCTCTGGCAGCCTGCAGCTGGGCCAGCGCCTGCCGCGCCGCCTCGACGTCGGACCCCGCAGCGCCGTTTTCCCCGCCGGCCGGCTGGCCGGCGGGCGCGCTGTTGTCGTTGCTTGCCTGCGCGGAATTTGACGCGTCTTCACCGCTTGACCCCTGGGGTTCCCCGCCCGGCGGCTGCCCTGAACGATTGAGCTCAGCCATCGCCTCAGCCGCCTGCTCGAGCCGCTCCTCCAGCGATGGCTCACCGGACTGCGGCATTTCACTGCTGGAGGACTGCTGCTGCGAGCCGCTGCTGCCGGACTGAGACTGAGACTGGGCCTGAGCCTGACTCTGGCTCTGACTCTGTCCGTCGCTGGGCCGGCCGCGCAGCTGCTCCAGCAGTTCTTCAACCTCGCGCTGCAGTCGCTCCTGCTGCCAGCGCTGGGCGGGCGTGGGACCGCCGGCGCTGTTCATCGCGTCAGCCAGCGCCTGCTGGCGCCGAGCCAGGTCCTCCAGCGCATCCAGCGTCTCGTCTTCGGACTGACCTGGCTGCTGAGGTGACGCCTGGCTGGCGGTCTCGTACTGGTTTTTCTCCAGGTCCAGCTCCAGCTCCATCATCTCCGCCAGATCACTGCCCGAGCCGGAGCCCTGAGCGTTGCTGCTGGTGGTGATCGCAATATCGGTGAACACCGATTCAGCGCGCAGCAGGTGCTGCAGCGCCTCTTGCTCTGGCGCCATGGCCAATTCAAACTCGCCGAGCCTCAGCTGCTCAATCGCTGGCTCCATGGCCACCACCGCGTCGTCGAGGTGGCCGATATACCGAGCGATGTCGTCATCAGCGGCGCTGAGCTGCCGAGCCCGGGCCCGCTCAGCAAGGCTGGTCGCCTGGGCGGCCAGCGTCGCCTGCAGGTCCGACAGCAGGCTGGCTTTGTCCGCCAGTGCGCCGGCGGGCGGATTGGAGGCGACCGGCGCGTCGCTGGCCGGCTCGGCGCCGTTGGCCTCGGCCAGGGTTTCCTCGTCACCGGCTGGCGTCTCGTCGTCCCCCAGATCTTTTTCCTGGCGACGCAGATTCCAGGTGGACAGGATGATCTCGCGCTGGCGCTGCGAAATCTCGTCCTGGTTGCCGGGACCGGACTGGCCGCCGGCCATCTGGGACTGGGAAACTCGCCGATCGAAGGGCTTGATGCTGACAAAAAACAGGTCGGACTCAGCCTCGCTCTCACGATCGCGGGCGCTGGCGTAATACGAGACCACGTCCCCGGGACGCAGGTAGGCACCGTCAGCCAGCGTCTCAAGCATCAGCAGGTGGCTGCGCCGTGCCTTCTCGTCCGGACCGCTGGCCGATTCACCCGCTGGCGCGGCCGCAGGTTCGAGCAGCGGGTGCTCCGTGAACGGGCCACCGTTCACCGCAATGTGCAGCGTCAGGTCCTCAAGCCCAAAGTCGTCCTCCGCGGTCACGTTCAGCGGAATCTCTTCCAGCGCGTGAGCATCCAGATCGCGTGCCGGGCTGGCGAAACTCAAGGCCGGCGCCTGGTCTTCCAGCGCCCGGATCAGGAAATTTTCGGTCAGCCGGACCTGATCTCCGCCGACCACCGCCGCCAGGTAGTATTCCTCGTCCTCGGCAACCGTTAGCGTCCCGCGGGCGACACTTCCGTCCAGCGTCATCGGGGTCGACGAGCCAGCCAGCACCACAGCGGCACCCGGCAGCGGCGCGTCGGTGGTCA
This sequence is a window from Pseudomonadota bacterium. Protein-coding genes within it:
- the pnuC gene encoding nicotinamide riboside transporter PnuC → MFQLLEAIAVVLAIAYLLLAARENSWCWVCAFISTAIYIGLFYTVALLSESLLNIFYLVMAVYGWWQWRGGGGVERREIHRWSWRRHVAVILGTALCVPLLARLTSAAGAEYAYLDAATTCYAVVTTFMVTRKVLENWLYWLVVDSVSIYLYLAKGLTLTAGLFALYLGICVAGFFSWRRAMVRGSKAALAAPT
- a CDS encoding TonB-dependent receptor; this encodes MRPYRSTQVHRLVAAAFCLVLGPGSIGLAPLGAQELEEIVVTASLRESQSLLDVPVSVTVLDDQLKAGGVQHFQEVMDRVPNLNWSSASNRPRFFQLRGIGERSQYEGAPNPSVGFVVDDIDFSGLGLVGTLFDTERVEVLRGPQGTRYGANALAGLIYVQTAAPSFDPHLDVRATGGTEGTLGLGVSAGGALNEGNTAAWRVAVEQFENNGFRDNDFFPADDTNRRDELSARVRLRWLPSDRLSLDLTLLLADIDNGFDAFAPENTFVVHSDDPGRDAQRSLGGALRAVYRGSQMDFTSITSVADSDIVYTFDGDWGNDRYWGEFAPYDFTSATLRDRQTFSQEFRLASTGAGPRRWVGGVYLLDLDEDNRFNDFFNDEVFRDLSSSFESTSIALFGELDQDLSERDTLTLGLRLEQRSADYSDTGGVSASPDDTMVGGQLSWVRQLSDASSSYVTLARGYKAGGFNLGLSVPEGRREFEPEYLWNLEAGIRGRWLDGRARGSLSVFVARRDDMQVGTSFQADPTDPLTFVFFTDNASSGRNMGLELEGEYRINDRWRADLALGLLDTRFEDFQSPQRTLDGRDQAHAPGYQFALGLNWESEQGYYARFEVTGRDDFFFSDSHDQRSQPYELVNVNLGYASDRWSVELWGRNVTDEEFATRGFFFGLEPPDFPDRLYTQLGDPAVFGLTATWRM
- a CDS encoding RNA polymerase sigma factor, which codes for MKAACAGDHRAFEELVRRHETPLYRFLVARLGHASDAQDVLQEAFAAAWRFRDSYRARWRFSTWLYRIALRHGLRLRDNGGTEQAAQVSLDQVELTAPGSTDSLEMDIWGFARQHLSSTAFTTVWLHYHEQWKLAEIAACLGQPVSWVKVTLHRARKRLARLLDQHGQRAVL